The stretch of DNA ACGATTGATGGCAACAACTTCACCAACCAATACACAATGGGTTGCATGCTCATGCCAACAAATCAAACGACAATCAAAAGATGCTAAAGCATCTGAAAGACTAGGCGCTCCTGTCTGCAAAGTTCTCCATTGCGCAACATCAAAGCGCTCATTTTGTGGAACATTGCAACGCCCTGAAAAAATATCCGCTAATGGACGATGTTTTCCTGCCAAGCTATTAACACAAAAAATTCCATTCTCCATAAATACGTGATTCTTCAGATTATGACGCATGAGACAAACAAGAAGCGTTGGAGGATCATCTGATAAAGAACAGCATGCCGAAACCGTCACCCCGCGCTTTCCCTTAATGCCATCTGTTGTCACAATATGCACAGCACCTGCAAAATGGCTCATAGCATCTCGATATTCTTGTGAAGACGCGGTAATATTATGTTGAAGTTTAGGCACCAAACATGTTTTATGATTCGACATATCTTTCATTTATAAAACTTTAAAATTTCAAGCGATCTTTCTATAACAAAGATCTATAATACGTATTTTTCTGTTCCGTCATAACACAAAAGATATTTGTGTATACACAGCAACATGATAAAAACAGCCAATCAAGGAGATTTTTATGCCCCATTCTCTTCTCATTTCACCTTCACTCTTGGCTTCTGATTTTTCTAAACTTGGACAAGAAATATTAGATGTTGTTGATGCTGGTGCAGATTGGCTTCATCTTGATATTATGGATGGGCACTTTGTTCCTAACATCACCTTTGGCCCTGACGTCATCAAAGCTCTGCGTCCATTAACCAAAGCAATATTTGATGTCCACCTGATGATCAAACCTGTTGATCTTTATTTGGAAGCTTTTGCAAAAGCTGGCGCAGATATTATAACCATTCATGCTGAAGCAAGTCCCCATCTTCATCGTTCACTCCAAACAATCAAAGCAATGGGTAAAAAAGCAGGCATTGCACTCAATCCAAGCACCCCTGAACACGTCCTTGAATATTTGCTTGATCAATTGGATCTCATCCTCATTATGACCGTCAATCCTGGTTTTGGTGGGCAAAATTTTATCCCAGAAATAAAAGATAAAATTAAGCGCATTAAAAGCATGATTGCAAACCGCCCTATTGATCTTGAAGTTGATGGTGGAATCACCGTTGATACAATTGGAATAACTGCAAAAGCTGGTGCAAATGTATTTGTCGCAGGCTCTGCAATTTATAAAAATGGAAACAAAGAGCTTTACAAAACACGCATGAATGCATTGCGCCAAGCCGCAATCCTCGCACAACAAGGAAAAAAATGATGATCACACGTTATTCTCGCCCTGAAATGGTTACAATTTGGTCTCCTGAAACGAAATATCGTATTTGGTTTGAAATTGAAGCCCATGCCTGTGATGCCCTTGCTCAACTGGGGATTATTCCAAAAGAAGCTGCCAAGATCATTTGGGAAAAAGGAGCAGCCGCTGAATTTGATGTTAATCGTATTGATGAAATTGAAGCCATTACCAAACATGATGTTATTGCATTTCTAACCCATCTTGCTGAATTCATTGGACCAGAAGCACGTTTTATCCACCAAGGCATGACATCATCTGATGTTCTCGATACAACGCTAAGCATTCAATTGATGCGTGCGAGTGATATTTTGCTCAAGGATATAGACCAACTTCTTGAAGCCTTAAAAAGACGTGCTTTTGAACATAAAGAAACCATCACCATTGGGCGGAGTCACGGCATTCATGCTGAACCAACAACATTTGGAGTCAAATTCGCTCTCGCATACGCTGAGTTTTCCCGTTGTCGCAAACGTCTTCTTGCTGCACGTGAAGAAATTTCTACTTGCGCGATTTCAGGAGCAGTAGGAACTTTTGCCAATATCGATCCACGCGTTGAAGAACATGTCGCAAAAGCCTTGAGGATGCGTGCTGAACCCGTTTCCACTCAAGTCATACCACGGGATCGTCATGCCATGTTTTTTGCAACACTGGGTGTTATTGCGTCCTCTATTGAAAGGCTCGCGATAGAAATACGCCATTTACAGCGAACAGAAGTTCTCGAAGCAGAGGAATATTTCTCACCAGGGCAAAAAGGTTCATCGGCAATGCCTCATAAACGTAATCCAGTTTTAACAGAAAATTTAACGGGATTAGCCCGTATGGTCCGTGCATTTGCACTCCCTGCCATGGAAAATGTAGCACTTTGGCATGAACGTGATATTTCTCACTCATCTGTCGAGCGTTATATTGGTCCTGATGCAACGATTACACTTGATTTTGCTCTTTCTCGCCTCACATCTGTCATTGAAAATCTCATTGTCTATCCGGAAAACATGCAAAAAAATCTCAATAAATTTCGAGGTCTTGTTCATTCACAACGGGTACTTTTAGCACTCACACAAGCAGGAATCAGTCGTGAAGATTCGTATCGGATTGTACAACGAAATGCGATGAAGGTTTGGGAACAAGGAAAAGATTTTTTAGAAGAACTGCTCAATGACAAAGATGTTAGCAAAGCTTTAAGTGAAGCAGAGCTTCGAGAAAAATTTGATCTTTCTTACCACACCAAACATATCAATACGATTTTTAAACGTGTTTTTGAACAACAATTAACATAGAAAGCTCAAATCTATTCCATCTATGATCAAAAACCTATTGTAACAAAGAAAACAATTCATGAAAGCAAATCAACTCGATATTCTTATTGTTCC from Bartonella tribocorum CIP 105476 encodes:
- the purB gene encoding adenylosuccinate lyase, with the protein product MITRYSRPEMVTIWSPETKYRIWFEIEAHACDALAQLGIIPKEAAKIIWEKGAAAEFDVNRIDEIEAITKHDVIAFLTHLAEFIGPEARFIHQGMTSSDVLDTTLSIQLMRASDILLKDIDQLLEALKRRAFEHKETITIGRSHGIHAEPTTFGVKFALAYAEFSRCRKRLLAAREEISTCAISGAVGTFANIDPRVEEHVAKALRMRAEPVSTQVIPRDRHAMFFATLGVIASSIERLAIEIRHLQRTEVLEAEEYFSPGQKGSSAMPHKRNPVLTENLTGLARMVRAFALPAMENVALWHERDISHSSVERYIGPDATITLDFALSRLTSVIENLIVYPENMQKNLNKFRGLVHSQRVLLALTQAGISREDSYRIVQRNAMKVWEQGKDFLEELLNDKDVSKALSEAELREKFDLSYHTKHINTIFKRVFEQQLT
- a CDS encoding flavin reductase — protein: MSNHKTCLVPKLQHNITASSQEYRDAMSHFAGAVHIVTTDGIKGKRGVTVSACCSLSDDPPTLLVCLMRHNLKNHVFMENGIFCVNSLAGKHRPLADIFSGRCNVPQNERFDVAQWRTLQTGAPSLSDALASFDCRLICWHEHATHCVLVGEVVAINRNHGKDALMYLNRGYHTLPL
- the rpe gene encoding ribulose-phosphate 3-epimerase, whose amino-acid sequence is MPHSLLISPSLLASDFSKLGQEILDVVDAGADWLHLDIMDGHFVPNITFGPDVIKALRPLTKAIFDVHLMIKPVDLYLEAFAKAGADIITIHAEASPHLHRSLQTIKAMGKKAGIALNPSTPEHVLEYLLDQLDLILIMTVNPGFGGQNFIPEIKDKIKRIKSMIANRPIDLEVDGGITVDTIGITAKAGANVFVAGSAIYKNGNKELYKTRMNALRQAAILAQQGKK